TAGACATCGAACCACTCATTTAATTCCTCTTGAAACGACCCCCATAAAAAATTTACCATTAGAGAAGAATTATACAAGAATCTGTCATCATTTGGAGGTACGCGTAAATGTTTTCAACTGCAGAAATTGGAATAGATTTAGGTACGGCTAATATTTTAATATATTCAAAGTCTAAAGGGATCCTTTTAAATGAACCATCCGTTGTAGCCTATAACACGGAAACTAGAAATGTAGTCGCTGTAGGTAAAGAAGCTAAGGAGATGGTGGGGAAGACTCCCCGAAACATCATCCCGGTGCGCCCGCTTCGTGACGGAGTAATAGCCGATTATGATATGACGGCTCAAATGCTTAAGGAATTAATGAAAAAGGTAAGCCGCAAGTCAGGTGTTTCTATGCGTAAGCCGACAGTAGTCATCTGTACGCCATCTGGGTCTACTTCGGTAGAGCGCCGAGCAATTCACAACGCTGTTAAAAGCTATGGAGCTAAGCAAGTACACCTGATTGAAGAGCCGATTGCTGCGGCTATTGGCGCAGACCTTCCAGTTGATGAACCTGTTGCTAACGTAATCGTAGATATAGGCGGAGGTACCAGCGAAGTAGCTATTATCTCCTTTGGAGGAGTTGTTTCCTGCCGATCCATCCGTATGGGAGGCGACGTAATGGATGAGGAAATCATTCAATATGTCCGAAAAGCTTATAACATCCTCATCGGTGAACGTACTGCTGAAAATATTAAAATGGAAATTGGATATGCTTTAGTGGATCACGATGAACTGAAAATGGATGTCCGTGGAAGAGATATGGTCACAGGGCTG
This window of the Halobacillus sp. Marseille-Q1614 genome carries:
- the mreBH gene encoding rod-share determining protein MreBH, which translates into the protein MFSTAEIGIDLGTANILIYSKSKGILLNEPSVVAYNTETRNVVAVGKEAKEMVGKTPRNIIPVRPLRDGVIADYDMTAQMLKELMKKVSRKSGVSMRKPTVVICTPSGSTSVERRAIHNAVKSYGAKQVHLIEEPIAAAIGADLPVDEPVANVIVDIGGGTSEVAIISFGGVVSCRSIRMGGDVMDEEIIQYVRKAYNILIGERTAENIKMEIGYALVDHDELKMDVRGRDMVTGLPKTIELSSHEIQSALKESLEQLLETIRATLEDCPPELSGDIVDHGIILSGGGSLLKGMQEWLSNEIIVPVHMAPSPLESVAIGTGRSLKMIQKLQKAAK